Proteins from one Helicobacteraceae bacterium genomic window:
- a CDS encoding polysaccharide biosynthesis protein produces the protein MSVVTKRLGFFLIFDTVLSFLSFLFAYLLRFNFDIPQPFFEGLWFYFPILWALKIGAFGAFGVYRVPWRFFSLDGLQRLAWAHALAYALFFALFFAASGLSGNTLPDFSKSIPVIDGAISIVLIGALRVAKRFVVESRARGGETAKAIAIVGANENGERVFRSLDRGRYAARFFVDSDPLKRKQRIHGLEVVGFDEFKGLAAKRGVTEAIIAEDGETSLKEIYERLSEAGVTQARRVARLDGEYEKLKIEDLLARNPKDLDKEAIAAFIKGKKVLVTGAGGTIGGELSKQAERFGASELILVDSSEYNLYSIGQELEKARLITLNVSDREAVDRLFAQTKPQIVLHAAAYKHVPLSEANPKSTAINNIIGAKNCIDAAIKHSVEVFTLISTDKAVRPTNIMGATKRVCELYLQNAPSGATRLAAVRFGNVLGSSGSVIPRFRRLIDEGKPLTVTHPEITRYFMLTSEACELVLQAASLARGGEIFVLDMGEPVKIADMAKKMLALANKPELGVVYTSLRAGEKLYEELLIDESEKTAKYPSIFVGKPTKTDFAALNAQIAALTQSSDEEIAAILKAIAPEFHHNKGA, from the coding sequence ATGAGCGTCGTTACGAAACGGCTGGGTTTTTTTCTGATTTTCGACACGGTTTTATCGTTTTTATCGTTTCTGTTCGCGTATCTCTTGCGATTTAACTTCGATATTCCCCAGCCGTTTTTTGAGGGGCTTTGGTTCTATTTCCCGATCTTATGGGCGCTAAAAATCGGCGCGTTTGGCGCGTTTGGCGTCTATCGCGTCCCTTGGCGCTTCTTTTCGCTGGACGGATTGCAGCGGCTTGCATGGGCGCACGCGCTCGCCTACGCGCTCTTTTTCGCGCTGTTTTTCGCCGCGAGCGGCTTATCTGGCAATACCCTGCCCGATTTTTCCAAATCGATCCCCGTTATAGACGGCGCGATCTCTATCGTGCTGATCGGCGCGTTGCGCGTGGCTAAACGTTTCGTCGTCGAATCGCGCGCGCGCGGCGGCGAAACGGCAAAGGCGATCGCGATTGTGGGCGCGAACGAGAACGGCGAGCGGGTCTTTCGCTCGCTCGATCGCGGCAGATACGCGGCGCGTTTTTTTGTCGATTCCGATCCGCTTAAACGCAAACAGCGCATTCACGGGTTGGAGGTGGTAGGTTTCGACGAGTTTAAGGGGCTCGCCGCCAAACGCGGCGTTACGGAGGCGATTATCGCGGAGGACGGCGAAACCTCGCTAAAAGAGATTTACGAACGCTTAAGCGAAGCGGGCGTAACTCAGGCGAGGCGCGTCGCGCGGTTGGACGGCGAATATGAAAAGCTGAAAATCGAGGACCTTTTAGCGCGAAATCCAAAAGACCTTGACAAAGAGGCGATCGCCGCTTTTATCAAAGGCAAAAAGGTTCTCGTTACGGGCGCGGGAGGGACAATCGGCGGCGAGCTGTCCAAACAAGCGGAGCGATTTGGCGCCAGCGAGTTGATTTTGGTCGATTCAAGCGAATACAACCTCTACTCGATCGGACAGGAGCTTGAAAAGGCGCGCTTGATAACGCTAAACGTCTCCGATAGGGAGGCGGTAGATAGGTTGTTTGCCCAAACAAAGCCGCAGATCGTCCTGCACGCCGCCGCGTATAAACACGTCCCGCTGTCGGAGGCAAACCCGAAATCTACGGCGATCAACAACATAATCGGCGCTAAAAACTGTATCGACGCGGCGATCAAACATAGCGTCGAGGTCTTCACGCTAATCTCCACCGATAAGGCGGTGCGCCCGACAAACATAATGGGCGCGACCAAGCGCGTCTGCGAACTCTACCTACAAAACGCGCCTAGCGGCGCTACGCGCCTAGCGGCGGTGCGCTTTGGCAACGTGTTAGGATCGAGCGGATCGGTTATCCCGCGCTTTCGGCGGCTGATCGACGAAGGTAAGCCGCTCACCGTAACGCACCCTGAGATCACGCGCTATTTTATGCTGACGAGCGAGGCGTGCGAGCTTGTGTTGCAGGCGGCTTCGTTAGCGCGCGGCGGCGAAATTTTCGTGCTGGATATGGGCGAACCGGTCAAGATCGCCGATATGGCAAAAAAGATGCTCGCTTTGGCGAATAAGCCGGAGCTTGGCGTCGTATATACTAGTTTGCGCGCGGGCGAGAAACTTTACGAAGAGCTATTGATCGACGAGAGCGAAAAAACCGCGAAATACCCCTCTATTTTCGTCGGCAAACCCACAAAGACCGATTTCGCGGCGCTAAACGCGCAAATAGCCGCGCTTACGCAATCTAGCGACGAAGAGATAGCCGCGATCCTAAAGGCGATCGCGCCCGAATTTCACCACAACAAAGGAGCGTAA